A section of the Oreochromis niloticus isolate F11D_XX linkage group LG9, O_niloticus_UMD_NMBU, whole genome shotgun sequence genome encodes:
- the rab18a gene encoding ras-related protein Rab-18 → MEDDVLTTLKILIIGESGVGKSSLLLRFTEDTFDPEQSATIGVDFKVKTISVDGNKAKLAIWDTAGQERFRTLTPSYYRGAQGVILVYDVTRRETFTKLDNWLSELETYCTRNDLVKMLVGNKIDKENHELDRAEGLKFARKHSMLFIEASAKTRDGVQCAFEELVEKIIQTPGLWQSENHGRAVQLTDEDAGGGTCGGYCSLL, encoded by the exons ATGGAAGACGATGTGCTAACCACGCTGAAGATACTGATAATAGGGGAAAGCGGCGTTGGGAAGTCCAG CCTCCTACTAAGATTTACAGAAGACACATTCGACCCGGAACAATCAGCAACAATAG GTGTTGACTTCAAAGTGAAGACCATTTCTGTGGATGGCAACAAGGCAAAGCTGGCAATATGG GACACCGCGGGACAGGAGCGCTTCCGAACCCTGACGCCCAGTTACTACCGTGGTGCCCAGGGAGTCATCCTGG TGTACGACGTCACAAGACGGGAAACCTTTACAAAGCTCGACAACTGGCTGAGTGAGCTGGAGACATACTGTACAAGGAATGACCTTGTTAAAATGCTTGTAGGGAACAAAATTGATAAG GAAAACCACGAGTTAGACAGGGCCGAAGGGCTGAAGTTTGCAAGAAAACATTCCATGCTTTTTATAG AGGCGAGTGCAAAGACGAGGGACGGCGTTCAGTGTGCGTTTGAGGAGCTGGTGGAGAAGATAATCCAGACTCCTGGCTTATGGCAGAGTGAGAACCACGGTCGAGCAGTCCAGCTCACCGACGAAGACGCGGGAGGTGGAACCTGCGGCGGCTACTGCTCCCTGCTGTAG
- the itgb1a gene encoding integrin beta-1a isoform X1, with translation MDLKVILISLLLGVFCYCNPQKEGNECISANAKHCGECIQAGAKCGWCEQEDFLKQGEALSTRCDEVESLKERGCNDSQIQNPIGKKSIITNKPVTNRKKVTGVETNKPKPEEITQIQPQKLRLNLRSGQPQSFDLKFKRAEDYPIDLYYLMDLSYSMKDDLENVKNLGTSLMLEMKKITSDFHIGFGSFVEKTVMPYISTTPSKLLNPCTGDQNCTSPFSYKNVLSLTSDGNMFNSLVGKQQISGNLDSPEGGFDAIMQVAVCGKEIGWRNVTRLLVFSTDAGFHFAGDGKLGGIVLPNDGKCHLEDNVYTMSHYYDYPSIAHLVQKLSDNNIQTIFAVTEEFQPVYQELKNLIPKSAVGTLSANSSNVINLIIDAYNSLSSEVILDNSKLPEGVEIEYKSQCKNGVVNDKDDGRKCSNISIGDEVNFNITVTSKGCPNDGKSETIKIKPLGFTEEVEIILNFICDCQCQNNDVVKKSEKCSLNGTFECGACRCFEGRVGRNCECSSNDMATDDMDQTCRKDNSTDICSNNGECVCGTCECKKRPNPEERYSGQFCECDNFNCDRSGNKLCGGNGRCVCRECICDPMWSGRACDCSLDNSTCLATNKQICNGRGRCECGVCKCTDPKFQGPTCETCPTCPGVCAEHKLCVQCRAFGTGEKMKTCKEECSYFNLITVKDRNKLPQPNDYPYPVMHCKERDANDCWFYYTYAVNDTEREVHVVDKLDCPSGPDIIPIVAGVVAGIVLIGLALLLIWKLLMIIHDRREFAKFEKEKMNAKWDTQENPIYKSPINQFQNPNYGRKAAVL, from the exons ATGGACCTGAAGGTGATCTTGATATCTCTGTTGTTAGGAGTCTTTTGCTACTGTAATCCTCAGAAAG AGGGGAACGAGTGCATCAGTGCCAATGCCAAACACTGTGGGGAATGCATCCAGGCTGGAGCCAAATGTGGCTGGTGTGAACAGGAA GACTTCCTCAAACAGGGTGAAGCCTTGTCAACCCGTTGTGATGAGGTAGAGTCTCTGAAAGAAAGGGGCTGTAATGATTCTCAAATTCAGAATCCAATCGGCAAGAAGTCGATCATCACAAACAAGCCTGTGACCAATCGCAAAAAGGTTACTGGGGTCGAAACCAATAAACCAAAGCCAGAGGAAATCACTCAGATCCAGCCCCAGAAACTCAGACTCAACCTTCGATCTG GTCAGCCCCAGTCTTTTGACTTGAAGTTCAAACGAGCTGAAGATTATCCCATTGACCTGTACTACTTGATGGACCTGTCCTACTCAATGAAGGATGATCTGGAGAATGTCAAGAACCTGGGAACCAGTCTCATGTTGGAGATGAAAAAGATCACCAGTGACTTTCATATAG GTTTTGGTTCGTTTGTGGAGAAGACGGTCATGCCTTACATCAGCACCACTCCGTCCAAGCTGCTAAACCCGTGCACGGGGGACCAGAACTGCACCAGCCCCTTCAGCTACAAGAATGTCTTGAGTCTGACCAGTGACGGCAATATGTTCAACTCTCTGGTGGGCAAGCAGCAAATCTCAGGAAACCTGGACTCTCCAGAGGGGGGCTTTGACGCCATCATGCAAGTGGCTGTTTGCGGG aAGGAAATTGGCTGGAGGAATGTTACGCGTCTGCTGGTGTTCTCCACTGATGCCGGTTTCCACTTTGCTGGAGATGGCAAACTGGGAGGCATTGTACTGCCTAATGATGGAAAATGTCACTTGGAGGACAATGTGTACACAATGAGCCACTATTAT GATTATCCCTCAATTGCTCACCTGGTCCAGAAGCTAAGCGACAACAACATTCAGACTATCTTTGCAGTCACAGAGGAGTTTCAGCCTGTGTACCAA GAACTGAAAAATCTGATACCAAAGTCTGCAGTGGGTACGCTGTCTGCCAACTCCAGCAATGTAATCAACCTCATCATAGACGCTTACAAT TCTCTCTCATCTGAAGTTATTCTAGACAACAGCAAGCTCCCAGAGGGAGTGGAGATAGAATACAAATCGCAGTGTAAGAACGGAGTGGTTAACGACAAGGACGATGGACGAAAGTGCTCCAATATCTCAATTGGAGATGAG gtcaactttaacatcaCTGTGACATCTAAGGGCTGTCCAAATGACGGCAAGAGCGAGACCATCAAGATAAAGCCGCTGGGATTCACAGAGGAGGTGGAGATTATCCTCAACTTCATCTGTGACTGTCAATGCCAGAATAACGATGTTGTTAAAAAAAGCGAAAAGTGCTCCTTAAATGGGACCTTTGAGTGTGGAGCGTGCCG GTGTTTCGAAGGCCGTGTGGGTAGAAATTGCGAATGCAGTAGCAACGACATGGCTACAGACGACATGGATCAGACCTGCCGTAAAGACAACAGCACAGACATCTGCAGCAACAACGGAGAATGCGTGTGTGGCACATGCGAGTGCAAGAAGAGACCCAACCCAGAGGAGAGGTACAGTGGCCAGTTCTGCGAGTGCGACAACTTCAACTGTGACCGCTCTGGAAACAAACTGTGTGGAG GGAATGGACGCTGTGTGTGCAGGGAGTGTATCTGCGACCCCATGTGGAGCGGTAGAGCCTGTGACTGTTCTCTGGACAACAGCACATGTTTGGCCACCAACAAGCAGATCTGTAACGGCAGAGGAAGATGTGAGTGTGGTGTTTGCAAGTGCACAGACCCCAAGTTCCAGGGTCCCACATGTGAAACCTGCCCTACCTGTCCAGGAGTCTGCGCTGAACACAA ACTGTGTGTCCAGTGCCGGGCATTTGGCACCGGTGAGAAGATGAAAACATGCAAAGAGGAGTGCAGCTACTTTAACCTGATTACAGTGAAGGACAGGAACAAGCTGCCGCAGCCCAATGACTACCCTTACCCTGTGATGCACTGCAAGGAGAGGGATGCCAATGACTGCTGGTTCTACTATACCTACGCTGTCAACGACACGGAAAGGGAAGTCCATGTGGTTGACAAGCTGG ACTGCCCCTCCGGTCCTGACATCATCCCCATTGTGGCCGGCGTGGTCGCAGGCATTGTCCTCATTGGCTTAGCCCTGCTGCTGATCTGGAAGCTGCTGATGATCATCCACGACAGAAGAGAGTTCGCCAAGTTTGAAAAGGAGAAGATGAACGCCAAATGGGACACA CAAGAGAACCCCATATACAAGAGTCCCATCAATCAGTTCCAGAACCCAAACTATGGACGTAAAGCTGCTGTTCTTTAA
- the itgb1a gene encoding integrin beta-1a isoform X2, protein MDLKVILISLLLGVFCYCNPQKEGNECISANAKHCGECIQAGAKCGWCEQEDFLKQGEALSTRCDEVESLKERGCNDSQIQNPIGKKSIITNKPVTNRKKVTGVETNKPKPEEITQIQPQKLRLNLRSGQPQSFDLKFKRAEDYPIDLYYLMDLSYSMKDDLENVKNLGTSLMLEMKKITSDFHIGFGSFVEKTVMPYISTTPSKLLNPCTGDQNCTSPFSYKNVLSLTSDGNMFNSLVGKQQISGNLDSPEGGFDAIMQVAVCGKEIGWRNVTRLLVFSTDAGFHFAGDGKLGGIVLPNDGKCHLEDNVYTMSHYYDYPSIAHLVQKLSDNNIQTIFAVTEEFQPVYQELKNLIPKSAVGTLSANSSNVINLIIDAYNSLSSEVILDNSKLPEGVEIEYKSQCKNGVVNDKDDGRKCSNISIGDEVNFNITVTSKGCPNDGKSETIKIKPLGFTEEVEIILNFICDCQCQNNDVVKKSEKCSLNGTFECGACRCFEGRVGRNCECSSNDMATDDMDQTCRKDNSTDICSNNGECVCGTCECKKRPNPEERYSGQFCECDNFNCDRSGNKLCGGNGRCVCRECICDPMWSGRACDCSLDNSTCLATNKQICNGRGRCECGVCKCTDPKFQGPTCETCPTCPGVCAEHKLCVQCRAFGTGEKMKTCKEECSYFNLITVKDRNKLPQPNDYPYPVMHCKERDANDCWFYYTYAVNDTEREVHVVDKLDCPSGPDIIPIVAGVVAGIVLIGLALLLIWKLLMIIHDRREFAKFEKEKMNAKWDTGENPIYKSAVTTVVNPKYEGKC, encoded by the exons ATGGACCTGAAGGTGATCTTGATATCTCTGTTGTTAGGAGTCTTTTGCTACTGTAATCCTCAGAAAG AGGGGAACGAGTGCATCAGTGCCAATGCCAAACACTGTGGGGAATGCATCCAGGCTGGAGCCAAATGTGGCTGGTGTGAACAGGAA GACTTCCTCAAACAGGGTGAAGCCTTGTCAACCCGTTGTGATGAGGTAGAGTCTCTGAAAGAAAGGGGCTGTAATGATTCTCAAATTCAGAATCCAATCGGCAAGAAGTCGATCATCACAAACAAGCCTGTGACCAATCGCAAAAAGGTTACTGGGGTCGAAACCAATAAACCAAAGCCAGAGGAAATCACTCAGATCCAGCCCCAGAAACTCAGACTCAACCTTCGATCTG GTCAGCCCCAGTCTTTTGACTTGAAGTTCAAACGAGCTGAAGATTATCCCATTGACCTGTACTACTTGATGGACCTGTCCTACTCAATGAAGGATGATCTGGAGAATGTCAAGAACCTGGGAACCAGTCTCATGTTGGAGATGAAAAAGATCACCAGTGACTTTCATATAG GTTTTGGTTCGTTTGTGGAGAAGACGGTCATGCCTTACATCAGCACCACTCCGTCCAAGCTGCTAAACCCGTGCACGGGGGACCAGAACTGCACCAGCCCCTTCAGCTACAAGAATGTCTTGAGTCTGACCAGTGACGGCAATATGTTCAACTCTCTGGTGGGCAAGCAGCAAATCTCAGGAAACCTGGACTCTCCAGAGGGGGGCTTTGACGCCATCATGCAAGTGGCTGTTTGCGGG aAGGAAATTGGCTGGAGGAATGTTACGCGTCTGCTGGTGTTCTCCACTGATGCCGGTTTCCACTTTGCTGGAGATGGCAAACTGGGAGGCATTGTACTGCCTAATGATGGAAAATGTCACTTGGAGGACAATGTGTACACAATGAGCCACTATTAT GATTATCCCTCAATTGCTCACCTGGTCCAGAAGCTAAGCGACAACAACATTCAGACTATCTTTGCAGTCACAGAGGAGTTTCAGCCTGTGTACCAA GAACTGAAAAATCTGATACCAAAGTCTGCAGTGGGTACGCTGTCTGCCAACTCCAGCAATGTAATCAACCTCATCATAGACGCTTACAAT TCTCTCTCATCTGAAGTTATTCTAGACAACAGCAAGCTCCCAGAGGGAGTGGAGATAGAATACAAATCGCAGTGTAAGAACGGAGTGGTTAACGACAAGGACGATGGACGAAAGTGCTCCAATATCTCAATTGGAGATGAG gtcaactttaacatcaCTGTGACATCTAAGGGCTGTCCAAATGACGGCAAGAGCGAGACCATCAAGATAAAGCCGCTGGGATTCACAGAGGAGGTGGAGATTATCCTCAACTTCATCTGTGACTGTCAATGCCAGAATAACGATGTTGTTAAAAAAAGCGAAAAGTGCTCCTTAAATGGGACCTTTGAGTGTGGAGCGTGCCG GTGTTTCGAAGGCCGTGTGGGTAGAAATTGCGAATGCAGTAGCAACGACATGGCTACAGACGACATGGATCAGACCTGCCGTAAAGACAACAGCACAGACATCTGCAGCAACAACGGAGAATGCGTGTGTGGCACATGCGAGTGCAAGAAGAGACCCAACCCAGAGGAGAGGTACAGTGGCCAGTTCTGCGAGTGCGACAACTTCAACTGTGACCGCTCTGGAAACAAACTGTGTGGAG GGAATGGACGCTGTGTGTGCAGGGAGTGTATCTGCGACCCCATGTGGAGCGGTAGAGCCTGTGACTGTTCTCTGGACAACAGCACATGTTTGGCCACCAACAAGCAGATCTGTAACGGCAGAGGAAGATGTGAGTGTGGTGTTTGCAAGTGCACAGACCCCAAGTTCCAGGGTCCCACATGTGAAACCTGCCCTACCTGTCCAGGAGTCTGCGCTGAACACAA ACTGTGTGTCCAGTGCCGGGCATTTGGCACCGGTGAGAAGATGAAAACATGCAAAGAGGAGTGCAGCTACTTTAACCTGATTACAGTGAAGGACAGGAACAAGCTGCCGCAGCCCAATGACTACCCTTACCCTGTGATGCACTGCAAGGAGAGGGATGCCAATGACTGCTGGTTCTACTATACCTACGCTGTCAACGACACGGAAAGGGAAGTCCATGTGGTTGACAAGCTGG ACTGCCCCTCCGGTCCTGACATCATCCCCATTGTGGCCGGCGTGGTCGCAGGCATTGTCCTCATTGGCTTAGCCCTGCTGCTGATCTGGAAGCTGCTGATGATCATCCACGACAGAAGAGAGTTCGCCAAGTTTGAAAAGGAGAAGATGAACGCCAAATGGGACACA GGTGAAAATCCAATCTACAAAAGCGCCGTGACGACTGTGGTCAATCCCAAATATGAAGGCAAATGTTAG